From Salmo salar chromosome ssa04, Ssal_v3.1, whole genome shotgun sequence, one genomic window encodes:
- the LOC106591344 gene encoding uncharacterized protein yields MSDSETIELAALGRPFQLGMLYDCRRDVLIPGITLWDSEMLQKRINVRPQPNTDFKIIASDSSEAKSEALNVSASLEASFLGGLVSVKGSAEFLHDKKTSKHQSRVSLQYRTTTCFEQLTMDHLGAGNLKYSNVLQEGSATHVVTALLFGAQAFFVFDQEVSSGENHQDIQGNLQATIKKIPQMSIEGQANLKMSEEEQRETNKFNCTFHGDLALENNPVTFEDAIKVYVGLPCLLGENGEHAVPMTAWLYPLKKLDSAATQLVRQISVSLVRRAQRIMDGLDNTDIQCQDMMKDDMAIKFPELKAKLNKFRDLCSEYKLVFQKGLCKVLPNIRGGGMEEEELIKMLNSKERSPFQNDLMITYLDDREREMNVVRSYLDIMKEVQVVYSSSELDRIVLDKANDYVVCFAFSYLKEKEEYVVDLENYLLEESKSDSSLIPYNPNAAGKTTAEKWFRSGEVTTLTRQTINMFLDFKDSNKGREYLAFCIASIPNKHLTASSIHVYERGTLLCPQFELPSKPGVPTIKSLEHDCVHLQVNPPNLGVTSVESYQVLYQAEQADSEWTEVKSDATTNQVTISHLDPYKKYRFSCKAVCRPGVSLSSDWTEYFRTRPCSPPGPPTEKRIESGSIRMNWDIPTIAGDDVEVIGYVVEYRKNVKGIDNQMWHTIKTTTRESTLEGLEADTAYSIRVFANCGEAGNSLPSSETVMTTLRVSDPQPKTSKSTRAKSEEFLTKSQKVEKGNPSIHWLNLEPKLGVSDSFDQYRFGKKVEQGNNKVILLLGATGAGKTTLVNVMINYILGVKWEERYRFKLIHEVTNRSQAESQTVVVTSYELYNQPGFQIPYSLNIIDTPGFGDTRGMAHDKLLTQMLKDFLCHPLGIDHIDAVCFVVQASLVRLSPPQRYIFDSILSIFGKDVAENILMLVTFVDGKQIPVLEAIKAANLPCKKDKKGLPTHFKFNSSFLFSKETESSSEDDDTDDDHKAQCPEQWRSTFKEMKKFFQALESIESKDLTLTKKVLEERELLEKTMTRLTPQITAGLSKLSEIKHFKQCLENEEENMIQNQDFETEINVLQVKRSKLSQDFATNCKICNFTCHTCCFLPNEDEIKSRAVMDDDGNCTICPGKCSSTDHDREKVLLTYETKTEKKTIQGMKDNFMKAWGKSMETKEMLDKLEDEFHRIKDALMNLIKKSSDCLKRLNDDALKPSSLSTMEYIDILICTEEDERKPGFEDRIVELKKMKKESLILDKIAKGEDVLPNEREFLKEK; encoded by the exons ATGTCCGACTCGGAGACCATCGAGCTAGCCGCTCTGGGCCGACCCTTCCAGCTGGGGATGCTGTATGACTGTCGTAGAGATGTCCTCATTCCAG GTATCACTCTCTGGGATTCTGAGATGCTGCAGAAACGCATCAATGTCCGTCCACAACCGAACACTGACTTCAAAATCATTGCTTCAGACTCAAGTGAAGCCAAGTCAGAAGCTTTGAATGTGTCTGCATCTCTTGAGGCCAGTTTCCTTGGTGGCTTAGTCAGTGTGAAGGGTTCTGCTGAATTCCTACATGACAAAAAGACCTCAAAGCATCAGTCTAGGGTTTCTCTGCAGTACCGTACCACCACATGCTTCGAGCAGTTGACCATGGACCACCTGGGGGCAGGAAATTTGAAATACTCTAATGTCTTACAAGAGGGCTCTGCAACCCATGTGGTGACTGCCCTGCTGTTTGGAGCGCAGGCCTTTTTCGTTTTTGACCAAGAGGTTTCCTCAGGAGAGAACCACCAGGACATCCAGGGAAACCTGCAGGCCACAATAAAAAAGATCCCTCAAATGTCAATAGAAGGGCAGGCAAATTTGAAGATGAGtgaggaagagcagagagagaccaatAAATTCAACTGCACTTTCCATGGTGATTTGGCACTAGAAAACAACCCTGTCACATTTGAAGATGCCATCAAGGTGTATGTTGGCCTGCCATGTCTGCTAGGGGAGAACGGAGAACATGCTGTGCCCATGACTGCCTGGCTCTATCCTCTCAAGAAGCTGGACTCTGCAGCTACCCAGCTAGTCAGGCAGATCAGTGTTAGCCTGGTGCGTCGCGCACAGCGAATCATGGACGGACTGGACAATACTGATATACAATGCCAGGACATGATGAAGGATGACATGGCTATCAAGTTCCCTGAACTCAAAGCCAAGCTCAACAAGTTCAGGGACTTGTGCTCAGAGTACAAGCTGGTGTTCCAGAAAGGTCTCTGCAAGGTTCTTCCCAACataagaggaggaggaatggaggaggaagagctgatAAAAATGCTCAACAGCAAAGAACGTTCTCCATTCCAGAATGACCTCATGATCACGTACctggacgacagagagagagagatgaatgttgTTCGCTCTTACCTTGACATAATGAAAGAGGTACAAGTTGTGTACTCAAGCAGTGAATTGGATAGAATAGTGCTTGATAAAGCTAATGATTATGTAGTGTGTTTTGCATTTTCCTATTTGAAGGAGAAAGAAGAGTATGTGGTAGACTTGGAGAACTACTTGCTGGAAGAATCAAAAAGTGATTCTTCACTGATACCTTACAACCCCAACGCAGCCGGGAAGACTACAGCAGAAAAGTGGTTTCGCTCGGGGGAGGTAACGACCCTAACTAGGCAAACCATAAATATGTTCCTAGACTTCAAAGATTCAAACAAAGGCAGAGAATATCTTGCATTCTGCATTGCATCAATTCCAAACAAACACCTCACTGCTTCCTCCATCCATGTCTATGAAAGAGGTACACTTTTGTGTCCACAGTTTGAGCTGCCATCAAAGCCAGGTGTTCCCACCATCAAGAGTCTGGAGCATGACTGTGTCCACTTGCAAGTCAACCCTCCCAACCTTGGTGTTACCTCTGTGGAGTCGTACCAGGTTTTGTACCAGGCTGAGCAGGCTGACTCTGAGTGGACCGAGGTGAAATCGGATGCTACAACTAACCAGGTCACCATCAGTCATTTGGACCCTTACAAAAAGTATCGCTTTAGCTGCAAGGCAGTGTGCAGACCTGGTGTGAGCCTCTCCAGTGACTGGACAGAATATTTCAGAACCCGCCCATGTAGCCCTCCTGGACCACCCACAGAGAAGAGGATAGAATCGGGAAGTATCAGAATGAACTGGGACATTCCTACCATAGCGGGAGATGATGTTGAAGTCATTGGTTATGTGGTTGAATACAGAAAGAATGTAAAGGGTATAGACAATCAGATGTGGCACACCATCAAAACCACCACTAGAGAGAGTACACTGGAAGGACTTGAGGCTGACACTGCATACAGCATCAGAGTCTTTGCTAACTGTGGCGAAGCAGGgaatagtctacccagttctgaGACTGTGATGACTACCCTTAGGGTCTCTGATCCCCAACCGAAGACAAGCAAATCAACCAGAGCAAAAAGTGAGGAGTTCCTCACAAAATCCCAGAAGGTGGAAAAGGGCAACCCATCAATCCACTGGCTGAATCTGGAACCGAAGTTGGGTGTAAGTGACAGTTTTGACCAGTACAGATTTGGGAAGAAAGTTGAGCAAGGTAATAACAAGGTGATATTGCTTCTGGGGGCCACAGGTGCAGGAAAAACAACTCTGGTCAATGTCATGATAAACTACATTCTCGGGGTAAAGTGGGAAGAACGTTACCGCTTTAAGCTCATCCATGAGGTGACCAACAGGTCACAGGCTGAGAGCCAGACTGTGGTTGTGACATCATACGAGCTCTACAACCAGCCAGGCTTTCAGATTCCTTATTCTCTGAATATCATTGACACACCAGGGTTCGGAGACACCAGAGGAATGGCTCACGATAAATTGCTCACCCAGATGTTGAAGGATTTCTTGTGTCATCCTTTAGGGATTGATCACATTGATGCAGTCTGCTTTGTAGTGCAGGCATCACTTGTTCGTCTCAGTCCTCCCCAGAGATACATCTTTGATTCCATCCTGTCCATCTTTGGAAAGGATGTTGCTGAAAACATCCTGATGCTTGTGACATTTGTTGATGGGAAGCAAATACCGGTGCTAGAAGCCATCAAAGCTGCAAATCTGCCCTGTAAGAAAGACAAGAAGGGGCTACCAACCCATTTCAAATTCAACAGTTCATTTCTGTTCTCAAAAGAGACGGAGAGCAGCTCTGAAGATGATGATACTGATGATGATCATAAGGCCCAGTGTCCAGAGCAATGGAGGTCAACTTTCAAGGAGATGAAGAAATTTTTCCAAGCACTGGAAAGCATTGAGAGTAAAGATCTGACCCTGACAAAGAAAGTTCTGGAAGAACGTGAGCTTCTGGAGAAGACCATGACACGCCTGACCCCTCAGATCACAGCAGGTCTGTCAAAGCTAAGTGAGATCAAACACTTCAAACAGTGTCTGGAGAACGAGGAAGAGAACATGATACAGAACCAAGATTTTGAGACTGAGATAAATGTGCTGCAGGTGAAGAGAAGCAAATTATCCCAAGACTTTGCGACAAACTGCAAGATATGCAATTTCACATGTCACACCTGCTGCTTCCTCCCAAACGAGGATGAAATCAAAAGTCGTGCCGTGATGGATGATGATGGCAACTGTACCATATGTCCAGGAAAATGCTCTTCCACTGACCACGACAGGGAAAAAGTCTTGTTGACATATGAAACAAAGACTGAGAAAAAGACTATTCAAGGAATGAAGGACAACTTCATGAAGGCGTGGGGCAAGTCTATGGAAACCAAGGAGATGCTGGATAAGCTTGAGGATGAGTTTCATAGGATCAAGGACGCGCTGATGAATTTGATCAAGAAGTCTTCTGACTGTCTCAAGAGACTTAATGATGATGCACTGAAGCCAAGCTCTCTCTCCACTATGGAGTACATTGACATACTCATTTGCACAGAGGAGGACGAACGGAAGCCAGGCTTCGAGGATCGGATCGTAGAGTTGAAGAAAATGAAGAAAGAGTCTTTGATTCTGGATAAGATTGCAAAAGGAGAAGATGTACTCCCAAATGAGCGAGAATTCCTGAAGGAAAAATAG